ACCTACGGGAAGTGCCTCAATGGTCTTGCCTGTTGATTCGCCTCCGGCAGTCAGCATCCGCCCGTCAGCAGTGATGGCCGTTTTGCCGTCAATAATGGCAATGCCGGTGCGTTCAAGCACCTCACGGCGGAATGCGTATTCTTCCGTCATCTTTCGTGTGCGGTACATGAGCCAAAGCTTTGCGATGTAGCTGATGAGCCACGCGGCAAAAAGGCCAATACCAACCCATAAGGCAAGCTCTGCAGCCGTTTCGCCCAGCTTGAGCAGAAAGTTCATCACCACATCCATGTTGTAGAGCACAAGCCCCACAAGCAGCAGACCGGCGAGCATGATAATGGTGGGCATACCCTGCACAAGGCCCACCCAGCGCTTCATCTTTTCAGGCATCAGCTCGTGAGCAGTCTGCGAAAATTCCGGATCACCCTGAATGATGCGCGAGAATCCCATGCCGATTATCTGTATGATGAACATTACCCCGACAGGTGCCAGAAACACGGATACAAGGTACGCCTTCCAGGGGAAGGTATATTCCATGGCTCCGTCAGGCAGAGTCTGCATATTGGTGACACCGTGCAGAATGGCCACCACCGTAACCACAAACTCCACAATGATGACACCCAGAGCAATGTAAGCAAGCAGGGATTTACGCTCTTTTTCATTGAGCATGGCCCCCAGTCCGCCGGGGCCGGTCCCCTTGGAAGCGGCCTTGGCAGAGCCTGCCTCTTCACGGGGTTCCTGCTGCATATCCTTTTCGCTCATTCTCACAATTCCTTATGTGGCGGGCACTGCACGCCAGTTTCATAAAACGGTAAATGCCTTGCTACAGGACGCAAGGATAATTTGCAAGCAGATGAAAATGTGTATTTTTTCACACAATTCAACAGAAAACAGCCTGAACACCAACAGCATGTTGCGATGATTATCCAAGCTGCAGCCATGCTTTTAAAAAACTACTGAATCACTCCCCGGCAAGGGGCAGAACTGTCAGCACATTCCGACGGGCCTCTTCAGGCATTTCCGACCAGTCCACAGGAGCAAAGCGAGGTTCATCGGCCCTTCCGGTGCGGGAGACCGAACCGAAAAATTCATCATACGGGCGTGTAAACAAAGCATATTCAGAGGCATACAGAGTGCGGTACACCACCACGAGCCCTTCGGTCGCGGTATCCAGCGCTGTGCCTATTACCTGATAATACTTCCCCTTGAAATGTCGATAGTAGCTGCTCATGTTTTCCTCCGGCAAAGTGATAAGACGGGTGCCGTCCGGCTCATATCCGTTCAGAGAGCAGGAAGCAATACCACACGCGCTCTGGCAACCCCTTGAAAAAAAGCGCCGGAAGAAATCTTCCGGCGCTCTGATTTGCGAGTCGGCGAACCGACGGCTGCGTTTAGTCTACAACGAACACGATCAGGTCCGTGGGACCGTGCACGCCGAACTGCAGAATCAGTTCGATATCTGCAGTCTTGGAAGGACCGGAGATGAGCAGCGCGTTGGTGGGAGCCTTAGCGTTCCAGTCCAGAGCTTCAATGGCTTCAGCAAAGGAAGTCCAGATCTTGTCGGCCTTGACCACGGCAAAGTGTACCGGAGGAACAAGGGACAGAAGACGGGGTTCCTGAGGAGAAGGCCACAGAATCATGGCTGCGGATTCTGCGATACCGCCCATGGTGGTGGTGATGCCGGCAGAAGCTTCGAAAAGCTCATCGCGGAATTCTTCCACATCGGCAGTCCACGGAACGAGCGGAGCGATATCCTTCTTGCCCTTCCATGCGGATTCAAGCTTCTTGGAGATATCGGTATCCTGACCATATACGAGGTTCTTGAGACCACGTTCGGCCATGATTTCCTGAAGCTTGCCGATCCATTCGTCGCCCTTGACCTGATGCACTTCCGTGCGCATGGCGCTCATCAGTTCCACAAAGCGTGCAACGCGTGCGGCCTTGTCTTCGATGGGAGCGGGAACCCACTTCTCGGCAGCGGGAACATAGGAAGCACCGGAGATGCTGGCACTGTGGAGACGGGCGAATATATTTTCGCGGGCGCTAGTATTACTCATTACGGATACCCTCTTTCTTCGCCAGATCCTTCAGGCTCTGACGGGCGAACTTGGGAGAGGTGCGGACACTGGTCCACGCCTTCAACGGACCAACCTTGGGAAGCATGTTGCCGAACCACTGCACGCCCATGAGCATGAGCTTGTTGCAGGTAGAGTTCACCTGAGTGAGCTTCCAGCCCTTCCAGACCATGGTTTCCACAAGGCTTTTCTTGTAACCGTGGCCCTTCACAACGCCGTCGCCGTCCATGTCGTAGCTTTCGTCACGCAGGCGGCGGATAAGGTTGGGGATCGGAATCATGACCGGACATACTTCTTCACAGGCATTACACAGCGAAGAGGCTGTGGGCAGGCTGCCCTTCTTGTC
This region of Desulfovibrio subterraneus genomic DNA includes:
- a CDS encoding DUF1653 domain-containing protein, which encodes MSSYYRHFKGKYYQVIGTALDTATEGLVVVYRTLYASEYALFTRPYDEFFGSVSRTGRADEPRFAPVDWSEMPEEARRNVLTVLPLAGE
- a CDS encoding LutC/YkgG family protein, yielding MSNTSARENIFARLHSASISGASYVPAAEKWVPAPIEDKAARVARFVELMSAMRTEVHQVKGDEWIGKLQEIMAERGLKNLVYGQDTDISKKLESAWKGKKDIAPLVPWTADVEEFRDELFEASAGITTTMGGIAESAAMILWPSPQEPRLLSLVPPVHFAVVKADKIWTSFAEAIEALDWNAKAPTNALLISGPSKTADIELILQFGVHGPTDLIVFVVD